The following are encoded together in the Bacillus sp. V2I10 genome:
- the groL gene encoding chaperonin GroEL (60 kDa chaperone family; promotes refolding of misfolded polypeptides especially under stressful conditions; forms two stacked rings of heptamers to form a barrel-shaped 14mer; ends can be capped by GroES; misfolded proteins enter the barrel where they are refolded when GroES binds) gives MAKDIKFSEDARRAMLRGVDALANAVKVTLGPKGRNVVLEKKFGSPLITNDGVTIAKEIELEDAFENMGAKLVAEVASKTNDVAGDGTTTATVLAQAMIREGLKNVTAGANPMGIRKGIEKAVIVATEELKAISKPIESKESIAQVAAISSADDEVGQLIAEAMERVGNDGVITIEESKGFTTELEVVEGMQFDRGYASPYMVTDSDKMEAVLDNPYILITDKKITNIQEILPVLEQVVQQGKPLLLIAEDVEGEALATLVVNKLRGTFNAVAVKAPGFGDRRKAMLEDISVLTGGEVITEDLGLDLKSANIAQLGRASKVVVTKENTTIVEGAGESDKIAGRVKQIRAQLEETTSEFDKEKLQERLAKLAGGVAVIKVGAATETELKERKLRIEDALNSTRAAVEEGIVSGGGTALVNVYNKVASVEGEGDFATGVNIVLRALEEPVRQIAHNAGLEGSVIVERLKHAEVGTGFNAATGAWVNMIEAGIVDPTKVTRSALQNAASVAAMFLTTEAVVADKPEENAPAMPDMGGMGGMGGMM, from the coding sequence ATGGCTAAAGACATTAAATTCAGTGAAGACGCTCGCCGCGCAATGCTGCGCGGGGTTGATGCACTCGCTAATGCAGTTAAAGTTACGCTTGGACCAAAAGGACGCAACGTGGTTCTTGAAAAGAAATTCGGTTCTCCGCTTATTACAAATGACGGTGTGACAATTGCAAAAGAAATCGAGCTTGAAGATGCATTCGAAAACATGGGTGCAAAGCTTGTTGCTGAAGTTGCAAGCAAAACAAACGATGTTGCCGGTGACGGAACAACAACTGCAACGGTTCTTGCTCAGGCAATGATCCGCGAAGGTCTTAAAAACGTAACAGCTGGTGCTAACCCAATGGGTATCCGCAAAGGTATTGAAAAAGCTGTTATTGTTGCAACGGAAGAATTAAAGGCTATCTCTAAACCAATCGAAAGCAAAGAATCCATTGCTCAAGTAGCTGCGATTTCTTCTGCTGACGATGAAGTTGGCCAATTGATTGCTGAAGCTATGGAGCGCGTTGGAAACGACGGCGTTATCACAATCGAAGAATCAAAAGGCTTCACTACTGAGCTTGAAGTGGTTGAAGGTATGCAATTCGACCGCGGATATGCATCTCCTTACATGGTAACTGATTCAGATAAAATGGAAGCTGTCCTTGACAACCCATACATCTTGATCACAGACAAAAAAATCACAAACATCCAAGAGATCCTGCCTGTATTAGAACAAGTTGTACAACAAGGCAAGCCTCTATTATTGATTGCTGAAGATGTTGAAGGTGAAGCACTTGCTACATTAGTAGTGAACAAACTTCGCGGAACATTCAATGCAGTAGCTGTTAAAGCTCCAGGATTCGGCGACCGCCGTAAAGCAATGCTTGAAGATATCTCAGTACTTACTGGCGGAGAAGTGATCACTGAAGATCTAGGCTTAGATCTTAAATCAGCGAACATCGCTCAACTTGGCCGCGCTTCTAAAGTTGTAGTTACAAAAGAAAATACTACAATCGTTGAAGGTGCTGGAGAGTCTGACAAAATTGCAGGCCGCGTAAAACAAATCCGTGCTCAATTAGAAGAAACAACTTCTGAGTTCGATAAAGAAAAATTACAAGAGCGTCTAGCTAAACTAGCTGGCGGTGTAGCAGTCATCAAAGTTGGTGCTGCAACTGAAACAGAATTAAAAGAGCGCAAACTACGCATTGAAGATGCACTTAACTCTACTCGTGCTGCAGTAGAAGAAGGCATCGTATCAGGCGGTGGTACTGCCCTTGTAAATGTATACAACAAAGTAGCATCAGTAGAAGGCGAAGGCGATTTCGCAACAGGCGTAAACATCGTATTGCGTGCTCTTGAAGAGCCAGTACGCCAAATCGCACACAACGCTGGTCTTGAAGGCTCAGTTATCGTTGAGCGTCTAAAGCATGCTGAAGTAGGAACTGGCTTCAACGCTGCAACTGGCGCTTGGGTAAACATGATCGAAGCTGGTATCGTTGACCCAACAAAAGTAACTCGTTCAGCTCTTCAAAACGCTGCATCTGTAGCGGCTATGTTCTTAACAACTGAAGCAGTTGTTGCTGACAAGCCTGAAGAAAATGCTCCTGCAATGCCTGATATGGGCGGCATGGGTGGTATGGGCGGCATGATGTAA
- the groES gene encoding co-chaperone GroES yields the protein MLKPLGDRVVIELVQSEEKTASGIVLPDSAKEKPQEGKVVAVGTGRVLDNGERVALEVAEGDRIIFSKYSGTEVKYEGSEYLILRESDILAVIG from the coding sequence TTGTTAAAGCCATTAGGTGATCGTGTCGTAATTGAGCTTGTACAATCTGAAGAAAAAACTGCTAGTGGGATCGTACTGCCGGATAGTGCCAAAGAAAAACCGCAAGAAGGCAAAGTAGTGGCAGTAGGTACTGGTCGTGTGCTTGACAACGGTGAGCGTGTTGCTCTTGAAGTTGCAGAAGGCGATCGCATCATCTTCTCAAAATACTCTGGTACAGAAGTAAAATATGAGGGTTCTGAATACTTAATCTTACGCGAAAGCGACATTTTAGCAGTTATCGGCTAA
- a CDS encoding CPBP family intramembrane glutamic endopeptidase: MKKEYWLIILTYIVMQFSGILGIPLLLKLGVGEDQSLRMAQITASGYWTVFSFAAAFVIVLLLLRSHFKSNELRGDAAPAGPSILWAVGGVFMALSVQVIAANIEIQVFGIEGESENTKVIMEVLKVTPLLIVVTSIIGPILEEIIFRKILFGALYQRIHFFLSALISSIVFALVHGEPQHLLLYGSMGFVFAFLYVKTKRLLVPIFAHVAMNTFVVILQSNREQLEEMLKQAEQMQFIFGGM, translated from the coding sequence TTGAAGAAAGAATACTGGCTTATTATTTTGACATATATAGTCATGCAGTTTTCAGGCATTCTCGGCATTCCTCTTCTGCTTAAGCTTGGCGTCGGAGAGGATCAATCGCTCCGCATGGCGCAGATTACAGCATCAGGCTATTGGACGGTGTTCAGCTTTGCAGCTGCCTTTGTAATCGTTCTGCTTCTGCTCCGCAGCCACTTTAAAAGCAATGAACTCAGGGGCGATGCCGCTCCCGCCGGTCCTTCTATCTTATGGGCTGTCGGAGGTGTGTTTATGGCACTTTCTGTTCAGGTGATCGCAGCCAATATTGAGATTCAGGTATTTGGCATTGAAGGCGAATCAGAAAATACGAAAGTCATAATGGAAGTATTGAAGGTTACGCCTTTGCTCATAGTCGTTACTTCCATCATAGGTCCTATCCTGGAAGAGATTATTTTCAGAAAAATTTTATTCGGCGCTTTGTATCAGCGCATTCATTTCTTTTTGTCGGCACTCATCAGTTCGATTGTATTCGCACTAGTTCACGGTGAACCTCAGCATCTACTTCTTTATGGATCAATGGGGTTTGTGTTTGCTTTTCTATATGTAAAAACAAAGCGCCTCCTGGTTCCTATTTTTGCCCATGTTGCGATGAATACGTTTGTTGTCATTCTGCAATCGAACCGGGAACAGCTTGAGGAAATGCTGAAACAGGCAGAACAAATGCAATTTATTTTTGGAGGCATGTAA
- a CDS encoding YdiK family protein — protein MRTSPISMGIFYLAMGILFTYLAVNSSESGIWSFPTILLMLIATFDLGVAFRMFNLTFKVKAKKK, from the coding sequence ATGAGAACAAGCCCAATTTCAATGGGGATCTTTTACTTGGCGATGGGTATTCTTTTTACCTATCTCGCCGTAAACAGTTCAGAAAGCGGGATCTGGTCGTTTCCGACAATCCTGCTAATGCTAATCGCGACGTTTGATCTTGGAGTCGCATTTAGAATGTTTAATCTCACTTTCAAAGTCAAAGCGAAGAAAAAATAG
- the tatC gene encoding twin-arginine translocase subunit TatC: MKQNEMSVIDHIAELRKRLIITVFFLFLSVIAGFLLAKPIIIYLQHTNEAQSLTLNSFRMTDPLMVYMQFAFIIAFIITSPIILYQLWAFVSPGLYEKERRVTLSYIPISIGLFLTGISFSYFLLFPFVVDFMERMSDDLEINQVIGINEYFQFLIQLTVPFGLLFQLPVVIMFLTRLGIVTPMFLVKTRKYAYFILLVIAALITPPELVSHLMVSVPLFILYEISIVVSRFAYRKAQRIQFEEANKEG; encoded by the coding sequence ATGAAACAAAACGAAATGTCGGTTATCGATCACATTGCAGAGCTTCGGAAAAGGCTGATCATTACAGTCTTTTTCCTTTTCCTCTCTGTGATTGCCGGCTTTTTATTAGCAAAGCCGATTATCATCTATTTACAGCATACGAATGAAGCTCAGAGTTTAACGCTGAATTCATTCCGAATGACCGATCCGCTTATGGTCTATATGCAATTCGCGTTTATCATTGCCTTTATTATTACATCGCCGATCATTCTCTATCAGCTATGGGCATTTGTAAGCCCAGGCCTCTACGAAAAGGAAAGGCGGGTCACGCTGAGCTATATTCCAATTTCAATTGGACTTTTTCTCACAGGCATAAGCTTCTCGTATTTTTTGCTCTTTCCATTTGTCGTAGATTTCATGGAGCGTATGTCCGATGATTTAGAGATTAATCAAGTCATTGGAATCAACGAATACTTTCAGTTTTTAATTCAGCTGACAGTGCCATTTGGACTGCTGTTTCAGCTCCCGGTTGTCATTATGTTCTTAACGAGGCTCGGCATCGTAACACCGATGTTCCTCGTGAAAACCCGAAAATATGCGTACTTCATTCTGCTTGTTATTGCAGCGTTAATTACACCGCCGGAGCTTGTCTCGCATCTAATGGTTTCCGTGCCTCTGTTTATCCTGTATGAAATAAGTATTGTGGTCTCAAGGTTTGCTTACCGCAAGGCGCAGCGGATTCAGTTTGAAGAAGCAAATAAAGAAGGGTGA
- a CDS encoding twin-arginine translocase TatA/TatE family subunit codes for MPNIGFGSLLLIVFAALLIFGPKKLPELGKAIGNSLREFKHATKGLADDDEDKKKEEK; via the coding sequence ATGCCGAATATCGGTTTTGGAAGTTTGCTGCTGATCGTTTTTGCAGCACTATTAATCTTTGGGCCAAAGAAGCTGCCTGAGCTTGGTAAAGCAATTGGCAACTCATTGCGGGAATTTAAGCATGCAACGAAGGGTCTAGCGGACGACGATGAAGATAAAAAGAAAGAAGAGAAGTAA
- a CDS encoding redox-sensing transcriptional repressor Rex, whose amino-acid sequence MNNIEQSKIPQATAKRLPLYYRFLKNLHASGKQRVSSAELSDAVKVDSATIRRDFSYFGALGKKGYGYNVNYLLSFFRKTLDQDEVTKVTLIGVGNLGTAFLHYNFTKNNNTLISLAFDVDEKKIGTEIGDVPIYNLADLEEHLPEDVTVAILTVPAQAAQPITDRLIAKGIKGILNFTPARLNVPEEIRIHHIDLAVELQSLVYFLKHYPNA is encoded by the coding sequence GTGAACAACATTGAACAATCGAAAATTCCGCAAGCTACTGCTAAGCGCTTGCCTTTATACTATCGTTTTTTAAAGAATCTGCATGCATCAGGCAAGCAGCGTGTCTCTTCTGCAGAGCTGAGTGATGCTGTGAAAGTGGATTCTGCCACGATCCGCAGGGATTTTTCCTACTTTGGAGCCCTTGGGAAAAAAGGATATGGGTATAATGTTAATTATCTACTTTCTTTTTTCAGAAAAACGCTCGATCAGGATGAGGTGACGAAGGTTACCTTAATTGGTGTCGGTAATCTCGGCACAGCCTTTTTGCATTATAATTTTACGAAGAACAATAATACGTTAATCTCACTTGCCTTTGATGTCGACGAGAAGAAGATCGGCACTGAAATCGGCGATGTTCCCATTTATAATTTGGCTGATCTTGAAGAACACCTGCCTGAGGATGTGACCGTGGCTATTTTAACGGTTCCGGCACAGGCTGCCCAGCCCATTACGGACAGGCTGATTGCAAAAGGAATTAAGGGAATTCTTAATTTTACTCCTGCTAGATTAAATGTACCGGAGGAAATCAGAATTCATCATATCGATTTAGCAGTAGAGCTGCAATCGCTCGTGTACTTTTTGAAGCACTATCCTAACGCTTAG
- the moaC gene encoding cyclic pyranopterin monophosphate synthase MoaC: MSNFTHFNQQGRAKMVDISNKHDSVRTAVAVSSVVMKEHVYEQIVNHKLQKGDVLAVAQVAGIMAAKNTWNIIPMCHPIPLKGIDIEFEWKKENGLFHLMIAAAVKTTGSTGVEMEALTSASVCALTVYDMCKALDKGLIIGPAYLSVKTGGKSGDYTRDEPVALNVGDRM; encoded by the coding sequence ATGTCAAATTTTACTCATTTTAACCAGCAGGGCAGAGCCAAAATGGTTGATATATCGAATAAACATGATTCTGTGCGCACCGCTGTTGCTGTTTCAAGCGTTGTTATGAAGGAACATGTCTATGAACAAATCGTAAATCACAAGCTTCAAAAAGGAGACGTGCTGGCGGTCGCACAGGTGGCCGGCATAATGGCTGCTAAAAACACATGGAATATCATTCCAATGTGCCACCCGATCCCGCTCAAGGGAATCGATATTGAGTTTGAATGGAAAAAAGAGAACGGACTTTTCCATCTGATGATAGCCGCAGCTGTGAAAACAACAGGAAGTACAGGTGTGGAAATGGAAGCGCTAACTTCTGCTTCAGTCTGCGCCCTGACCGTGTATGATATGTGTAAAGCACTGGATAAAGGGTTAATCATCGGACCTGCCTATCTGTCTGTAAAAACAGGCGGGAAAAGCGGGGATTATACACGAGATGAACCTGTAGCTTTGAATGTGGGGGATAGAATGTGA
- a CDS encoding ABC-F family ATP-binding cassette domain-containing protein yields MILLQINQLTKYFAADLILSNIKLEVQTRDKIALVGRNGAGKSTLLKIIAGQLSYESGEIIKPKGVTIGYLAQDTGLESTLSIWDEMVSVFQFLKDMEQSMRDLEKKMANTDPAEREFEQYLKEYDRLQIEFKEKGGYQYEADIRSVLHGLGFAEFDVSSPIQRLSGGQKTRLALGKLLLTSPDLLVLDEPTNHLDIETLSWLEQYLQSYSGAILIVSHDRYFLDKVVNQVYEISRNTSIKYTGNYSRYLEQSAENFERELKLYEKQQDEVAKLKDFIQKNMARASTTKRAQSRRKKLDRMELMDRPQGDEKSAHFRFDIERQSGNDVLKAKDIAVSYNGSDPIISNVSFSISRGDSIALVGPNGVGKSTLLKTIIDKMAPLKGAFEIGSGVKIGYYDQEQANLTSNKRVLDELWDEYPMLNEKEIRTVLGNFLFSGDDVLKNVSTLSGGQKARLALAKLMLQKANLLILDEPTNHLDLDSKEVLENALIDYPGTILFVSHDRYFINRIATKVYELSASGVNEYLGDYDYYQSKKAEQLELAALDAVPDLKPKENQNKLSYEQDKEAKKLARQKQRRLQEVEERISFVEQQIEKNEELLCDPEIYQNHTKVQEINTENGGYQEELENLMNEWEQLQED; encoded by the coding sequence ATGATTTTGCTACAAATAAACCAGCTGACGAAATATTTTGCAGCTGATCTTATATTATCGAATATCAAACTTGAAGTTCAAACACGGGATAAAATTGCCCTTGTCGGACGGAACGGGGCCGGGAAATCAACCCTGCTCAAAATTATTGCGGGTCAGCTTTCTTACGAATCCGGAGAGATCATTAAGCCAAAAGGTGTAACGATTGGGTACCTTGCGCAGGATACAGGTCTCGAATCTACTCTATCTATTTGGGATGAAATGGTTTCTGTGTTTCAGTTTTTAAAAGATATGGAGCAATCCATGCGTGATCTTGAAAAAAAAATGGCAAATACTGATCCCGCAGAGCGGGAATTTGAACAATATTTAAAAGAATACGACCGTCTGCAAATTGAGTTTAAAGAAAAAGGCGGCTATCAATATGAGGCAGATATCCGTTCTGTTCTTCATGGTCTCGGATTTGCTGAATTCGATGTCTCATCTCCTATCCAGCGTTTGAGCGGAGGCCAGAAAACGCGTCTTGCCCTTGGAAAGCTGCTTTTGACAAGTCCTGACTTATTAGTTCTGGATGAGCCGACAAACCACCTGGATATTGAAACGCTGTCCTGGCTTGAGCAATATCTTCAAAGCTACAGCGGAGCGATATTAATCGTTTCCCATGACCGATATTTTCTTGATAAAGTAGTGAACCAGGTCTACGAAATCTCCAGGAATACAAGCATCAAATACACCGGCAACTACAGCCGCTACCTTGAGCAAAGCGCTGAAAACTTTGAGCGCGAATTAAAATTGTACGAAAAACAGCAGGATGAAGTGGCAAAATTAAAAGATTTCATCCAGAAAAATATGGCCAGAGCGTCTACCACAAAACGCGCTCAAAGCCGGAGAAAAAAACTGGACCGCATGGAATTGATGGACAGGCCGCAGGGCGACGAGAAATCAGCTCACTTCCGGTTCGATATTGAAAGGCAAAGCGGCAACGATGTGCTGAAAGCAAAGGATATTGCTGTATCTTATAATGGCTCAGACCCAATCATTTCAAACGTTTCTTTTTCCATATCAAGAGGTGACAGCATTGCTCTTGTCGGCCCAAATGGAGTCGGCAAATCGACGCTTTTAAAAACAATCATTGATAAGATGGCTCCATTAAAAGGAGCATTTGAAATAGGGTCAGGCGTGAAGATTGGATACTACGATCAGGAGCAGGCGAATTTAACTTCGAATAAACGTGTGCTTGATGAATTGTGGGATGAATATCCGATGCTGAATGAAAAAGAAATCCGGACTGTGCTCGGCAATTTTCTTTTTTCTGGTGACGATGTTTTAAAGAATGTTTCTACTTTAAGCGGCGGGCAAAAAGCAAGATTAGCTCTTGCTAAGCTAATGCTTCAAAAGGCAAATCTGCTTATCCTTGATGAGCCGACAAACCATCTCGATCTGGACAGCAAAGAAGTGCTGGAAAATGCCCTGATTGATTACCCTGGCACAATACTATTTGTCTCCCACGACAGATATTTCATTAATCGCATTGCTACAAAAGTATACGAACTTTCAGCAAGCGGCGTTAATGAATACCTGGGGGACTATGATTACTATCAATCTAAAAAGGCAGAACAGCTGGAGCTTGCAGCTCTTGATGCGGTCCCTGATCTGAAGCCGAAAGAAAATCAAAATAAGCTATCCTATGAACAAGATAAAGAAGCGAAAAAACTGGCAAGACAAAAACAAAGAAGACTGCAGGAAGTAGAAGAGCGAATCTCGTTCGTTGAACAGCAGATCGAGAAGAATGAAGAGCTGTTATGTGATCCGGAGATTTATCAAAATCATACTAAGGTACAGGAAATCAACACGGAAAACGGAGGTTATCAAGAAGAACTCGAAAATCTAATGAATGAATGGGAACAGCTTCAGGAGGATTAA
- the tsaD gene encoding tRNA (adenosine(37)-N6)-threonylcarbamoyltransferase complex transferase subunit TsaD: MTEKDQYILGIETSCDETAVSIVKNGREIISNVVASQIESHKRFGGVVPEIASRHHVEQLTLVLEEAMQQAEMTFKDLDAIAVTEGPGLVGALLIGVNAAKALAFAHQMPLIGVHHIAGHIYANQLISELQFPLLSLVVSGGHTELVFMKEHGSFEVIGETLDDAAGEAYDKVARTLHLPYPGGPHIDRMAAEGSPVINLPRAWLEPDSYNFSFSGLKSAVINTLHNAEQRGEVIDPHDLAASFQASVIDVLVTKTASAAEKYQVKQVLLAGGVAANRGLRAALEEKFKEFQGVELLIPPLSLCTDNAAMIAAAGSVLFEKGHRGNLRMNANPGLELPS; the protein is encoded by the coding sequence ATGACAGAAAAAGATCAATATATATTAGGAATAGAGACAAGCTGTGATGAAACGGCCGTATCTATTGTGAAAAACGGGCGGGAAATCATTTCGAATGTTGTCGCTTCTCAAATTGAAAGCCATAAACGTTTTGGCGGTGTTGTACCTGAGATCGCATCGAGACATCATGTTGAACAGCTGACACTTGTGCTTGAAGAAGCGATGCAGCAGGCTGAAATGACATTTAAAGACCTGGATGCCATCGCCGTTACTGAAGGGCCGGGTCTTGTTGGAGCGCTTTTGATAGGAGTCAATGCAGCAAAAGCGCTGGCATTTGCCCATCAGATGCCATTAATAGGCGTTCATCATATTGCAGGGCATATCTACGCTAACCAGCTGATCTCTGAACTGCAGTTTCCTTTGCTGTCGCTTGTTGTATCCGGCGGACATACTGAACTTGTTTTTATGAAAGAACATGGATCGTTTGAAGTAATAGGAGAAACGCTTGATGATGCCGCAGGAGAAGCGTATGACAAAGTGGCAAGAACTCTCCATCTGCCTTATCCGGGTGGGCCTCATATAGACCGGATGGCAGCGGAAGGATCTCCAGTCATCAATTTACCTAGAGCCTGGCTTGAGCCGGATTCTTACAACTTTAGCTTCAGCGGTTTGAAATCAGCTGTCATCAATACTCTTCATAATGCAGAGCAGCGAGGTGAAGTGATTGATCCTCATGATTTAGCCGCAAGCTTTCAGGCAAGCGTCATCGATGTTCTTGTCACTAAAACAGCATCAGCAGCTGAGAAATACCAAGTAAAGCAGGTCCTTCTTGCTGGAGGTGTAGCAGCAAATCGCGGTTTAAGAGCAGCTTTAGAAGAGAAGTTTAAAGAATTTCAGGGCGTAGAATTACTGATTCCGCCATTATCTCTATGTACAGACAATGCTGCCATGATTGCTGCTGCAGGGAGTGTCCTTTTTGAAAAAGGCCATAGAGGCAATTTGAGAATGAATGCGAATCCTGGACTGGAATTACCGAGTTAA
- the rimI gene encoding ribosomal protein S18-alanine N-acetyltransferase, whose translation MKQEQDTIKIRLMNVDDIDAVYEIETQSFATPWLKASFHNELTQNHFAKYLVVEFDQKIIGYCGLWIIMDEAQVTNIAVLPGFRGNKIGETLLKQAIGMAKEYGAGKISLEVRVSNHVAQSLYTKLGFQPGGIRKRYYTDNGEDALVMWVNLK comes from the coding sequence TTGAAGCAGGAACAGGATACAATCAAGATTCGGCTTATGAATGTAGATGATATTGATGCTGTTTATGAAATAGAAACACAATCCTTTGCAACACCTTGGCTGAAGGCATCCTTTCACAATGAATTAACTCAAAATCATTTTGCTAAATATCTTGTTGTAGAATTTGATCAAAAGATTATCGGGTATTGTGGACTTTGGATCATTATGGATGAGGCTCAAGTAACGAACATCGCCGTTTTGCCCGGTTTCAGAGGGAATAAGATTGGAGAAACTTTGCTGAAACAGGCAATCGGAATGGCAAAGGAGTATGGTGCAGGTAAAATTTCTCTAGAAGTAAGAGTCTCAAATCATGTAGCGCAATCTTTGTACACCAAGCTCGGTTTCCAGCCCGGCGGGATTAGAAAACGGTATTATACAGATAACGGGGAAGATGCGTTAGTAATGTGGGTGAATTTAAAATGA
- the tsaB gene encoding tRNA (adenosine(37)-N6)-threonylcarbamoyltransferase complex dimerization subunit type 1 TsaB produces the protein MKAIAIDTSNLTLGVAIVDDTKVIGEYVTNIKQNHSVRAMPAVEWLMQECEIKPDELDRVIVAGGPGSYTGLRIGVSIAKTLAWTLNIPLASVSSLEVLAAGGSYFNGYICPVFDARRGQVYTGLYEYADGELFNRRNDQNLLLSDWLLELKKEEKQILFIGNDVSLHQESIVEVLGDQAVFASMTEHNPRPAMLGKIGLMKEPEDVHTFVPNYIRLAEAEVKWLEQQK, from the coding sequence ATGAAAGCAATAGCGATTGATACGTCCAATTTGACGCTTGGTGTTGCCATAGTGGATGACACCAAAGTGATCGGAGAATATGTAACAAACATTAAGCAGAATCATTCGGTCCGGGCGATGCCGGCGGTTGAATGGCTTATGCAGGAATGCGAAATCAAACCTGATGAGCTCGATCGTGTCATTGTTGCGGGAGGGCCTGGATCTTATACCGGCCTCCGAATTGGTGTCAGCATAGCTAAAACGCTTGCGTGGACGTTGAATATTCCGCTTGCCAGTGTTTCAAGTCTTGAGGTCCTTGCAGCTGGCGGAAGCTATTTTAATGGCTATATCTGCCCGGTTTTTGATGCACGGCGCGGTCAGGTGTATACAGGGCTGTATGAGTATGCAGATGGGGAGCTTTTTAATAGAAGAAATGATCAAAATCTCCTGCTGTCTGATTGGCTTTTAGAATTAAAAAAGGAAGAGAAGCAAATTCTTTTCATCGGGAATGACGTTAGCCTGCATCAGGAGTCAATCGTTGAAGTCCTGGGGGATCAGGCAGTGTTTGCTAGTATGACCGAGCATAATCCAAGACCGGCAATGCTTGGTAAAATCGGCTTGATGAAAGAGCCTGAGGATGTACATACCTTCGTGCCGAACTATATCCGTTTAGCAGAGGCAGAAGTAAAGTGGCTCGAACAACAGAAATAA